In the genome of Yersinia enterocolitica, the window CCTGATTAATGACTGGCAACCTGCCATAACGCCTGCATCATCAGCATGGCTGATGTTGCCCCTGGGTCCTGATGACCAATACTCCGTTCGCCCAGATAGCTGGCACGGCCTTTGCGGGCCTGCATAGTAATAGTGCCGGCCAATGCTTGCTGGGCACGTTCAACGGCCTGCTGCAATGCATCTACCACCGTGACTCCCTGCTGATTTGCCTGTTCGAGTTGCGCCACTACCGCCCACCAAACATCACACATCGTTTTATCGCCCGGTTCCGCTTTACCGCGCATCACTACCCCTTCCACTCCATCTTTAAACATCTGACAAACCGCCGTCAGATCGAGGCTCTGCTTAGCATTCGTGCTTTGTGCTGCGCGAATAAAAAACGTGCCAAACAGCGGGCCGCTGGCGCCGCCAACACTTGAAAGCAGTGTCATACCGGTATTTTTCAGGATAAAACCAATGTCTTTATCGGCAAAGGTCGGTAACTTTTCGACCACTTTATTAAAGCCGCGATTCATGTTCAGGCCGTGGTCGCCGTCGCCGATTTCAGTATCCAACTGCGTCAAAAAATCTCGCTGCTCGCTGAAAACTTCAGCACATAACTGTAACCAACTGACAATTTGTTGTTTGGTGAGTCCCATGTTCTTCTCCTGGCGCATTGTTTTGTAAGATTATTTTCAGCACTTGTGCTGAATTAAACTCAGTGATTCGGGTTGGTGAAAGTCGCGCATCCCTGCGGCTTCAAGTACCAAGGAGATATCAGCAACCCCAGCGCAGCGCGGGGGTACTTACTGGGGCATCCCACAATGACAGGAGTTCATCATCAACTTTCAGCACGGTGATGGACATACCCTGCATATCCAATGACGTACAATAAGAACCAATCAATTTACGCTCGATGGTCAAACCGAATTGTGTACAGCACTCCGCCAGACGGTGCCAGACACCATAAAGTTCCGATAAGGGGGTCGCGCCAAGGTTATTGACCAGAACAATGACCCGATCGCCTTTGGCTAAGGGTTGCTTACTCTGGCGCGTCTCGTTCCAGTCACCGGCTTGTCGATCCCAGTGGCGTAATGTGCGCTGATAGCTGCCGTGATCAATCAAGGTCTGGAACATGGCGTCTACCGTGTTATTCAGTGAAGTAAATGGCCGACGCTCAATACCCGGTTCGCCATGGATACCCACACCAAATTCCATCTCATTTTCAGCCAAAATAAATGACGGCTTACCGGCAGCGGGTACAGTACAAGCACCAAGCGCGATACCAATAGAATGCCCCTGATTATTAATTTTCTGCCCCAGTAGTGCGCATTCATCTAATGAATCACCACGTGCCGCAGCAGCACCGAGTAATTTTTCTATAATGACCGTGTTCGCCACCCCACGCCGCCCGGCGGTATACAGGCTATCTTTGACCGCCACATCATCGTCTATCACTAAGGTAGCAACAGCGGTGCCACCGGCATGCAACAGCTCGGCGGCAGTTTCAAAGTTTAGAATGTCGCCAGTGTAATTCTTAATTAGCATCAGCACACCTGGCCCACCATCAATGGCTTGGCCGCATTCATACATTTGATCGGGGGTCGGCGAGGTAAAAATCTCACCCGGGCAGGCGCCATCCAACATGCCTTCGCCAATAAAGCCACAATGCATCGGTTCGTGACCACTGCCACCACCGGACATCAATGCAACTTTGCCACTCACTGGCGCATCTGCACGGGTGATGAAAAGGGGCTCTTGATGTAATGTTAGCTCAGGATGCGCCGCAACCAGCCCCTGAATTTGCTCCTGTAACACACTCTCAACGCTGTTAATTAATTTTTTCATTTTATGCTCCGCGAACGGGAATGGCTGGAGAACAGAGCTGCCGATGATGAGAAACACCGGCAGACTCGGTCGATTTTCAACTCAGAACGTATTTGCCGCACAGATTAGTTGAGGAAAGCCTGACCCAAGCGGTCAGCTACCATAATTGCAGCATAGACACTGTCAGGTGTGACCTTGAACGGCATGTTGTGGATGGTTTCTCCCTCAGCACAGCTGGCCTTGGCGACATCATGGATCTTGCGTTCAATATCCTGAGAAACGCCCATCTCAGCCAATGTGATTGGTAAACCCAGTTGCTGGCAGAATGAGAGCACTGTCTCGATCTCTTCCATGCTGCTGTTCTGTAATACGAGCTGCGTCAGGGTACCAAAGGCCACTTTCTCACCGTGATACAAGTGGTGGCACTCATCTAATACGGTGAAACCGTTATGAATGGCGTGAGCGGCCGCCAGACCACTACTTTCAAAACCAATACCGCTCAGATAGGTATTGGCTTCGATAATACGTTCAACCGCTTCGGTCACAACACCCGCCTCTACCGCCAGTTTGGCTTTATAGCCCTCCGCCAGCAGGGTTTCGTAACACAAGCGAGCCAGTGTAACTGCCGCTAATGTCGATGCACCACCAGCCATACTGATAGCTTTAGCATCAAAACAGGCTTGTGCTTCAAAATAAGTAGACAGCGCATCGCCCATACCAGCGACCAGCAAACGTACTGGTGCTTTGGCAATAATGGTGGAATCCATCAGTACGATGTCAGGGTTTTTCGGGTAAATCATATATTCAGCGAACTTGCCCTGTTCGGTATAAATAACGGATAAGGCGCTGGTCGGGGCATCGGTAGAGGCAATAGTAGGCACCACAACGACAGGGATATGCTGATAGTGAGCAATCGCTTTAGCCGTATCGAGGGTTTTCCCGCCACCGATACCAACCACTCCATTACAGCCGTGCTTTTTCAGCTCAACCGTCAACCGCTCAATTTCGTGACGGGAACATTCGCCATTAAAGCGGCTGAAATGATGTTCCAGCTCACTGGCTTGCAGGCTGGAGCCGACGGTATCAGCAGTCAGCTTCATGACGAAATCATCAGCAATGATAAAATAGTTATTAGCCAATAACTTAGCAAATTCACCAATGGACTGTAATGCATTGGCACCTTGAATATATTTGGACGGAGATTGAATGACTTTCAGCATATCTTGCTCCTGTAGCGTAAGAGATAATGTAAGAATAAATAATTTTTAGGGTCAATTTGATGAAACTGCATCCACTATAAGCGCAAAAAACAGGCTGAGAACCAACAGTTAAAACGTTCCATTATGAAACTCCGTTATCTCAGCATGGTTTCATATTGGAACGATAATGCCGTAACACAGGGACAGGAAGAGAAGTGGCGCACAGAAGCCGCCAAACAGTGTAAGAAGGTAAAATAGAAATAGGTTTACGCGCGATAGGCACCAGCCATAAAAAAAGCCACCCCAATAAAAGGGGCAGCTTTAGTCATTCTCGGTAGTGCTAACGCCACACTAACCGTTATTCACTGACGGGTTCGTCACTCACTTTCTCTTTAGGTTCTGGATTCATACAACTGTAAATCACTGGTAACACCAGCAATGTCAGCACCGTTGCAAAGCCCAGACCAAACATGATGACCACCGCCATACTCTGGAAGAAAGCATCACTGAGCAGCGGAGCCAGCCCCAGAACCGTGGTAAATGCCGTCAACATAATAGGCCGTAAACGGGCGGTAGAGGCATCAATAATAGCTTCGCGCAGTGGTTTTTCCTGTCGCTGTAAGCCTATCTCTTCCACCAACACAATGCCGTTACGTATCAACATACCACTCAGACTTAACAGCCCCAACAAAGCCATAAAACCGAATGGAATCCCCGTCAACAGGAAGCCTACCGTGACACCAATTAATGCCAGTGGCACCGTCAGCCAGATCGCTATAGCATTGCGCACCGAGCTGAACATCAATACCGTTACGATGAACATAATCAGGAACGCGATCGGCAAACTGGTGAAAATACCCCGTTGTGCTTCCTTGGTACTTTCATAGTCACCGCCCCACTCCAGTTCGTATCCGCGCGGTAACTGAATGGCTTCCACACCCGGTTTGATACGCCGCAACAGTTCAGCAGAGGTCTCACCGCCTTGTTGGGTCGGATCCGTTTGTACCGTCAGCGTCCGCTTGCGATCCAGGCGCATAATGAGCGGATCTTCCCACTCGGTTTCAAAACTGGTGACAACGTTATCGATCGGGATAAAGGCCAGGCGCGCCTGACTCCATACCATCACATCATTCAGCCGTTCTGCATTAAGCCGTTCTGCATCCGGTGTGCGCAGTACAATCGGCATTAAGCGAGTGCCATCACGGTATAATCCTACCGGCAGGCCACCAAAGCTCATGCGCAATGTGCCATCAACTTCGCGTTTATCTACCCCCAGTTCGCGCCCCAGATAGTCGGAGAATTGTGGCCGGATCATTTTGCTACGATCCTGCCAGTCATGCCGTGCACCATCTGCCATCGGATCAGCAATGATCGCTTTTTCCGCTTGCGCTGCCAGGGTTCGTAACACTTCAGGATCCGGGCCAACAAAGCGTGCTTCAATGGAACTGTTGTTGGATGGCCCAAACATGATGCGTTTTATCTGCGCATCAACCTGCGGGTATTCGTCATGCATATAGGATTCGATTTCATCAATCAAACCCGGTATTTGGCTGAGGTCCTCGGTACGAACCATCACCTGCGCATAGTTAGGATAACGACGTTGAGCATTGTAGGTCAGCATAAAGCGCATTGCGCCCTGACCAATCGTCACCATGGTGTCCTCAACCCCTTTTTGCTGCTTGATATACTGCTCAACCTTGTTCGCTATCCCTTCGGTGTAATTGATATCAGTACCATTCGGCAGCCAGATATCAACGAAGAAGATTGGCGTATTAGAGGGCGGGAAGAAGCTCTGGCGAACATGACCAAAACCCACCACCGATGCCACTAACATGGCCGCCAGCAGCACCAAAGTGATACTGCGATGTTGCAGTAATTTATTCAATATCACCCGATAATAGCGGAATAACCACCCATCATAAGGTTGTCTGGCCGGCTTATCGGCATCCACTTTCGCCGGTTTCTGGTTTTGGAATGCCCACTTAGCAAAGACCGGTGTTAGCGTCAGTGCCGTGAACCAACTTAACATCAGCGAGATCAACAACACCTGGAATAACGATTTACAGTATTCACCCGTTGCATCATTGGACAGGCCGATAGGTGCAAAGGCCAGAATGGCAATGATAGTCGCGCCTAACAACGGCATCATTGAGCGCTTCACCACATTGCTAATAGCGGTAAAGATGCTTTCGCCTCGCTGGCGACCAACAACGATACCTTCCACCACCACAATGGCGTTATCCACCAACATACTTAGCGCGATAATCAGCGCCCCTAACGACACTCGCTGTAGCTCGATATTAAATAGCCACATAATGAGCAACGTACCCAGTACGTTAAGTGCCAACGAGATAGCAATCACTATACCGCTGCGCACCCCCATGAAAATCAGCAAAGTGACCACAACAATCAATAGTGCCA includes:
- a CDS encoding AcrB/AcrD/AcrF family protein, which codes for MKLTDNFINNNTRIWLTILLLGIGGIIAYLNIGRLEDPAFTIKTAVVVTRYDGASAQQVEEEVTLPLENAIQELSYVDDVTSISSAGLSQITINIRAQYGANELPQIWDELRRKINDNSVRLPPGASAPMVNDDFGDVYGFFFSLTGEGYSNQDLRNFAEQLRRELVLVPGVGKVGIVGILPEEVQVEISRAQMTAAGITPQQLSDLLSRQNVVSDAGQLQVGSESIRLHPTGEFQSVQELGNLLVSQPGSPKSVYLRDIATVSQGFGHSPTNIYRANGKPALALGISFAPNVNVVNVGNAIKARLAQLDGERPLGMHINVFYDQSHEVEGAVNGFILNFLLALLIVVVTLLIFMGVRSGIVIAISLALNVLGTLLIMWLFNIELQRVSLGALIIALSMLVDNAIVVVEGIVVGRQRGESIFTAISNVVKRSMMPLLGATIIAILAFAPIGLSNDATGEYCKSLFQVLLISLMLSWFTALTLTPVFAKWAFQNQKPAKVDADKPARQPYDGWLFRYYRVILNKLLQHRSITLVLLAAMLVASVVGFGHVRQSFFPPSNTPIFFVDIWLPNGTDINYTEGIANKVEQYIKQQKGVEDTMVTIGQGAMRFMLTYNAQRRYPNYAQVMVRTEDLSQIPGLIDEIESYMHDEYPQVDAQIKRIMFGPSNNSSIEARFVGPDPEVLRTLAAQAEKAIIADPMADGARHDWQDRSKMIRPQFSDYLGRELGVDKREVDGTLRMSFGGLPVGLYRDGTRLMPIVLRTPDAERLNAERLNDVMVWSQARLAFIPIDNVVTSFETEWEDPLIMRLDRKRTLTVQTDPTQQGGETSAELLRRIKPGVEAIQLPRGYELEWGGDYESTKEAQRGIFTSLPIAFLIMFIVTVLMFSSVRNAIAIWLTVPLALIGVTVGFLLTGIPFGFMALLGLLSLSGMLIRNGIVLVEEIGLQRQEKPLREAIIDASTARLRPIMLTAFTTVLGLAPLLSDAFFQSMAVVIMFGLGFATVLTLLVLPVIYSCMNPEPKEKVSDEPVSE
- the dhaL gene encoding dihydroxyacetone kinase subunit L encodes the protein MGLTKQQIVSWLQLCAEVFSEQRDFLTQLDTEIGDGDHGLNMNRGFNKVVEKLPTFADKDIGFILKNTGMTLLSSVGGASGPLFGTFFIRAAQSTNAKQSLDLTAVCQMFKDGVEGVVMRGKAEPGDKTMCDVWWAVVAQLEQANQQGVTVVDALQQAVERAQQALAGTITMQARKGRASYLGERSIGHQDPGATSAMLMMQALWQVASH
- a CDS encoding dihydroxyacetone kinase subunit DhaK; translation: MFLIIGSSVLQPFPFAEHKMKKLINSVESVLQEQIQGLVAAHPELTLHQEPLFITRADAPVSGKVALMSGGGSGHEPMHCGFIGEGMLDGACPGEIFTSPTPDQMYECGQAIDGGPGVLMLIKNYTGDILNFETAAELLHAGGTAVATLVIDDDVAVKDSLYTAGRRGVANTVIIEKLLGAAAARGDSLDECALLGQKINNQGHSIGIALGACTVPAAGKPSFILAENEMEFGVGIHGEPGIERRPFTSLNNTVDAMFQTLIDHGSYQRTLRHWDRQAGDWNETRQSKQPLAKGDRVIVLVNNLGATPLSELYGVWHRLAECCTQFGLTIERKLIGSYCTSLDMQGMSITVLKVDDELLSLWDAPVSTPALRWGC
- the gldA gene encoding glycerol dehydrogenase (forms dimers and octamers; involved in conversion of glycerol to dihydroxy-acetone); the protein is MLKVIQSPSKYIQGANALQSIGEFAKLLANNYFIIADDFVMKLTADTVGSSLQASELEHHFSRFNGECSRHEIERLTVELKKHGCNGVVGIGGGKTLDTAKAIAHYQHIPVVVVPTIASTDAPTSALSVIYTEQGKFAEYMIYPKNPDIVLMDSTIIAKAPVRLLVAGMGDALSTYFEAQACFDAKAISMAGGASTLAAVTLARLCYETLLAEGYKAKLAVEAGVVTEAVERIIEANTYLSGIGFESSGLAAAHAIHNGFTVLDECHHLYHGEKVAFGTLTQLVLQNSSMEEIETVLSFCQQLGLPITLAEMGVSQDIERKIHDVAKASCAEGETIHNMPFKVTPDSVYAAIMVADRLGQAFLN